From the genome of Camelus dromedarius isolate mCamDro1 chromosome 19, mCamDro1.pat, whole genome shotgun sequence, one region includes:
- the TREML2 gene encoding trem-like transcript 2 protein — protein sequence MAPIFLLLLLWLQGPISGDPVGSVYSKVQHFEGETLSVQCSYKNRKNHVEGKVWCKIRRRKCETGFTRVWVQGPRYLLQDDTQAKVVNITMAALRRQDSGRYWCMRNSSGILYPLMGFLLEVSPASTTKRDTPLPEVASILKSGIVVTTGPAPAVGPAAPFTTSPTLFAPGLLTLARPLPSPAPGTIRLTSVAGYSFTDASPSTEGSRRTMGPQTVTAFPSNARASSAGPASTPTKAGHLCTRSPTTSRSLLNQLSPSRHQDSYLIVFVGVLALLPVPVMLIVVYGLWKKRHMGSYSMCHDPARPWRDPSTSLEPPWKAAWSEDT from the exons ATGGCTCCcatcttcctgctgctgctgctgtggctcCAGGGCCCCATCTCAG GTGACCCTGTTGGGAGTGTGTACTCCAAAGTGCAGCACTTTGAAGGGGAGACTCTGTCCGTGCAGTGCTCCTACAAGAACCGCAAAAACCACGTAGAGGGCAAGGTTTGGTGCAAAATCAGGAGGAGGAAGTGTGAGACTGGGTTCACCCGTGTCTGGGTGCAGGGGCCACGCTACTTGCTGCAGGACGATACCCAGGCCAAGGTGGTCAACATCACCATGGCGGCCCTGAGGCGCCAGGACTCAGGCCGGTACTGGTGCATGCGCAACAGCTCCGGCATCCTCTACCCTCTGATGGGCTTCCTGCTGGAAGTGTCTCCAG CATCCACAACCAAGAGAGACACTCCTCTTCCGGAGGTGGCCAGCATCCTGAAGAGTGGGATTGTCGTTACAAcaggccctgcccctgctgtGGGCCCTGCGGCCCCTTTCACCACCAGTCCGACGCTCTTCGCACCTGGGCTCCTCACCTTGGCCAGACCCTTGCCCTCTCCGGCCCCAGGGACCATCAGACTGACCTCCGTGGCAGGTTACAGCTTCACTGACGCCAGCCCCTCCACTGAAGGGTCCAGGAGGACCATGGGGCCCCAGACAGTGACTGCATTTCCCAGCAATGCCAGAGCCTCCTCTGCTGGCCCAGCTTCCACCCCGACCAAGGCTGGTCACCTGTGCACCAGATCGCCTACCACCAGCAGATCTCTCCTCAACCAATTATCCCCTAGCAG GCACCAGGATTCTTATCTCATTGTGTTTGTTGGGGTGCTGGCCTTGCTCCCAGTGCCTGTGATGCTGATCGTGGTCTATGGGCTCTGGAAGAAGAGACACATGGGAA GCTACAGCATGTGCCATGATCCTGCCAGACCCTGGAGGGACCCATCTACAAGTCTGGAGCCTCCGTGGAAGGCTGCTTGGTCTGAAGACACTTAA